The following is a genomic window from Desulfofarcimen acetoxidans DSM 771.
CGTATAATCAACAGTCAAATCCATAGCCGCTACTATATTATTTAACAGCTCAACTGCACTATCAGTGGGTGATAGCTGCATAATGACCTTAACCCTGGCTGGTTTTGAGCCGAATATACCGAACAATATCTTAGAAGGATTTTCTAATATTTCTATTTCTACCTTATCTCTACTTACACCAAGTTCAACCAGCGCACTGCTTACAGCCTCTTCAACAGTTTTCCCTGTCTTTTCGATAACCTTCACTTTCCAACTACTCCCCCCTCAAGACCCACATCGTGCTTATTAATATAGTATTGCTGAATAGCCCCAACTAAATTAAAGACAACCCAATATAGTGCAAGGCCTGCAGGCATTTTATAACTAATATAGCCAATAAATAATGGCATAGTATATAACATAATTTGCTGTGTAGGATCAGAAGTTGTAGTTGTTAGTTTTGATTGTAAATATGTTGAAGCACCAGCCAATATAGGTAAAATAACCCATGGATCAACATTACTCAAATTTGGAACCCATAAAAAATTAGCATGTGCGGTATTAAGATATTTAAAATTATATAAAGCTCTATATAATGCGATAAGAATTGGCATCTGGATTAAAAGTGGCAAACAACCCGCCATAGGATTAATATTATGTTCCTTATATAATTCCATAGTTTTTTGCTGCATAATTTGCTGCTGGTCCTTGCCTTTATATTTGTTTTGCAATTCTTTAATCTTTGGTTGAAGTTGCTGCATAGAACGCATAGATAGCATTTGTTTTTTTGTCAGGGGGTATAAAAGCATCTTTATAATTACTGTGAGTAATATGATAGCCAGTCCATAATTAGGAATGCCAATACTATCAGTTAGTTTATATAACATATTAATAAAATCTGACATTCCTGCCACCAGTGAATTAAATATTCCCATAACCACCCGCCTCCTTGATACCAAACATATTATACAGGATCATAACCGCCAGGGTGGAACGGGTGGCATTTTAAAATACGTATTACAGCCAACCCAACCCCTTTAACAACACCGAACTTTTGAATAGCCTCAATAGAATATTGAGAACAAGTCGGATAAAATCTACAAGTAGGCATTTTTAAAGGAGATATGAAGCGCTGGTAGATTATTATTAAAGATACTAATAGCTTTCCC
Proteins encoded in this region:
- a CDS encoding YidC/Oxa1 family membrane protein insertase; this encodes MGIFNSLVAGMSDFINMLYKLTDSIGIPNYGLAIILLTVIIKMLLYPLTKKQMLSMRSMQQLQPKIKELQNKYKGKDQQQIMQQKTMELYKEHNINPMAGCLPLLIQMPILIALYRALYNFKYLNTAHANFLWVPNLSNVDPWVILPILAGASTYLQSKLTTTTSDPTQQIMLYTMPLFIGYISYKMPAGLALYWVVFNLVGAIQQYYINKHDVGLEGGVVGK
- the yidD gene encoding membrane protein insertion efficiency factor YidD — its product is MGKLLVSLIIIYQRFISPLKMPTCRFYPTCSQYSIEAIQKFGVVKGVGLAVIRILKCHPFHPGGYDPV